One window of the Prionailurus viverrinus isolate Anna unplaced genomic scaffold, UM_Priviv_1.0 scaffold_50, whole genome shotgun sequence genome contains the following:
- the PRPF3 gene encoding U4/U6 small nuclear ribonucleoprotein Prp3 isoform X1, translating to MALSKRELDELKPWIEKTVKRVLGFSEPTVVTAALNCVGKGMDKKKAADHLKPFLDDSTLRFVDKLFEAVEEGRSSRHSKSSSDRSRKRELKEVFGDDSEISKESSGVKKRRIPRFEEVEEEPEVIPGPPSESPGMLTKLQIKQMMEAATRQIEERKKQLSFISPPTPQPKTPSSSQPERLPIGNTIQPSQAATFMNDAIEKARKAAELQARIQAQLALKPGLIGNANMVGLANLHAMGIAPPKVELKDQTKPTPLILDEQGRTVDATGKEIELTHRMPTLKANIRAVKREQFKQQLKEKPSEDMESNTFFDPRVSIAPSQRQRRTFKFHDKGKFEKIAQRLRTKAQLEKLQAEISQAARKTGIHTSTRLALIAPKKELKEGDIPEIEWWDSYIIPNGFDLTEENPKREDYFGITNLVEHPAQLNPPVDNDTPVTLGVYLTKKEQKKLRRQTRREAQKELQEKVRLGLMPPPEPKVRISNLMRVLGTEAVQDPTKVEAHVRAQMAKRQKAHEEANAARKLTAEQRKVKKIKKLKEDISQGVHISVYRVRNLSNPAKKFKIEANAGQLYLTGVVVLHKDVNVVVVEGGPKAQKKFKRLMLHRIKWDEQTSNTKGDDDEESDEEAVKKTNKCVLVWEGTAKDRSFGEMKFKQCPTENMAREHFKKHGAEHYWDLALSESVLESTD from the exons ATGGCACTGTCTAAGAGGGAGCTGGATGAACTGAAGCCATGGATAGAGAAGACAGTGAAGAGGGTGCTGGGTTTCTCAGAGCCCACAGTGGTCACAGCAGCACTGAACTGTGTGGGGAAGGGCATGGACAAGAAGAAGGCAGCTG accATCTGAAACCTTTTCTTGATGATTCTACTCTCCGATTTGTGGACAAACTATTTGAGGCTGTGGAGGAAGGCCGGAGCTCTAGACATTCCAAGTCTAGCAGTGACAGGAGCAGAAAACGAGAGCTAAAG GAAGTGTTTGGTGATGACTCTGAGATCTCCAAGGAATCATCAGGAGTAAAGAAGCGACGGATACCACGTTTtgaggaggtggaagaggagcCTGAAGTGATCCCTGGGCCCCCCTCAGAGAGTCCTGGCATGCTGACTAAGCTCCAG ATCAAACAGATGATGGAGGCAGCAACACGGCAAATTGAGGAGAGGAAAAAACAGCTGAGCTTCATTAGCCCCCCTACACCTCAG CCAAAGACTCCTTCTTCTTCCCAGCCAGAGCGACTTCCAATTGGCAACACTATTCAGCCCTCCCAGGCTGCCACTTTCATGAATGATGCCATTGAGAAGGCGAGGAAAGCAGCTGAACTACAAGCCCGCATCCAAGCCCAGCTGGCACTGAAGCCAGGGCTCATTGGCAACGCCAACATGGTGGGCCTGGCCAATCTCCACGCCATGGGCATTGCTCCCCC GAAGGTGGAGTTAAAAGATCAAACTAAACCTACACCACTGATTCTCGACGAGCAAGGTCGCACTGTAGATGCAACAGGCAAAGAGATTGAGCTGACACATCGCATGCCCACTCTGAAGGCCAATATTCGTGCTGTGAAAAGGGAACAGTTCAAACAACAGCTAAAAGAAAAGCCATCAGAAGACATGGAGTCTAATACTTTTTTTGACCCTCGAGTCTCAATTGCCCCTTCCCAGCGCCAGAGACGCACTTTTAAATTCCATGACAAGGGCAAATTTGAGAAGATTGCCCAACGATTACGGACAAAG GCTCAACTGGAGAAGCTGCAGGCAGAGATCTCACAGGCAGCTCGAAAAACAGGCATCCATACTTCCACTAGGCTGGCCCTCATTGCTCCtaaaaaagaactaaaggaagGCGATATCCCTGAAATTGAGTGGTGGGACTCTTACATCATCCCCAATGGCTTTGACCT TACAGAGGAAAATCCCAAGAGAGAAGATTATTTTGGAATCACAAATCTTGTTGAACATCCAGCCCAACTCAACCCTCCAG TTGACAATGACACACCAGTTACTCTGGGGGTATATCTTACcaagaaggaacagaagaaactTCGAAGGCAAACAAGGAGGGAAGCACAGAAGGAACTACAAGAGAAAGTCAGGCTAGGCCTGATGCCTCCTCCAGAACCCAAAG TGAGAATTTCAAATTTGATGCGAGTATTAGGAACAGAAGCTGTTCAAGACCCCACGAAGGTAGAAGCCCATGTCAGAGCTCAGATGGCAAAAAGACAGAA AGCGCATGAAGAGGCCAACGCTGCCCGAAAACTTACAGCAGAACAGAGAAAggtcaagaaaattaaaaagcttaaAGAAGACATTTCACAGGGGGTACACATATCTGTATATAG AGTTCGAAATTTGAGCAACCCAGCCAAGAAGTTCAAGATTGAGGCCAATGCTGGGCAACTGTACCTGACAGGGGTGGTGGTACTGCACAAGGATGTCAACGTGGTAGTAGTGGAAGGGG GCCCCAAGGCCCAGAAGAAATTTAAGCGTCTTATGCTGCATCGGATAAAGTGGGATGAACAGACATCTAACACAAAGGGAGATG ATGATGAGGAATCTGATGAGGAAGCTGTGAAGAAAACCAACAAATGTGTACTAGTCTGGGAG
- the PRPF3 gene encoding U4/U6 small nuclear ribonucleoprotein Prp3 isoform X3, whose protein sequence is MLTKLQIKQMMEAATRQIEERKKQLSFISPPTPQPKTPSSSQPERLPIGNTIQPSQAATFMNDAIEKARKAAELQARIQAQLALKPGLIGNANMVGLANLHAMGIAPPKVELKDQTKPTPLILDEQGRTVDATGKEIELTHRMPTLKANIRAVKREQFKQQLKEKPSEDMESNTFFDPRVSIAPSQRQRRTFKFHDKGKFEKIAQRLRTKAQLEKLQAEISQAARKTGIHTSTRLALIAPKKELKEGDIPEIEWWDSYIIPNGFDLTEENPKREDYFGITNLVEHPAQLNPPVDNDTPVTLGVYLTKKEQKKLRRQTRREAQKELQEKVRLGLMPPPEPKVRISNLMRVLGTEAVQDPTKVEAHVRAQMAKRQKAHEEANAARKLTAEQRKVKKIKKLKEDISQGVHISVYRVRNLSNPAKKFKIEANAGQLYLTGVVVLHKDVNVVVVEGGPKAQKKFKRLMLHRIKWDEQTSNTKGDDDEESDEEAVKKTNKCVLVWEGTAKDRSFGEMKFKQCPTENMAREHFKKHGAEHYWDLALSESVLESTD, encoded by the exons ATGCTGACTAAGCTCCAG ATCAAACAGATGATGGAGGCAGCAACACGGCAAATTGAGGAGAGGAAAAAACAGCTGAGCTTCATTAGCCCCCCTACACCTCAG CCAAAGACTCCTTCTTCTTCCCAGCCAGAGCGACTTCCAATTGGCAACACTATTCAGCCCTCCCAGGCTGCCACTTTCATGAATGATGCCATTGAGAAGGCGAGGAAAGCAGCTGAACTACAAGCCCGCATCCAAGCCCAGCTGGCACTGAAGCCAGGGCTCATTGGCAACGCCAACATGGTGGGCCTGGCCAATCTCCACGCCATGGGCATTGCTCCCCC GAAGGTGGAGTTAAAAGATCAAACTAAACCTACACCACTGATTCTCGACGAGCAAGGTCGCACTGTAGATGCAACAGGCAAAGAGATTGAGCTGACACATCGCATGCCCACTCTGAAGGCCAATATTCGTGCTGTGAAAAGGGAACAGTTCAAACAACAGCTAAAAGAAAAGCCATCAGAAGACATGGAGTCTAATACTTTTTTTGACCCTCGAGTCTCAATTGCCCCTTCCCAGCGCCAGAGACGCACTTTTAAATTCCATGACAAGGGCAAATTTGAGAAGATTGCCCAACGATTACGGACAAAG GCTCAACTGGAGAAGCTGCAGGCAGAGATCTCACAGGCAGCTCGAAAAACAGGCATCCATACTTCCACTAGGCTGGCCCTCATTGCTCCtaaaaaagaactaaaggaagGCGATATCCCTGAAATTGAGTGGTGGGACTCTTACATCATCCCCAATGGCTTTGACCT TACAGAGGAAAATCCCAAGAGAGAAGATTATTTTGGAATCACAAATCTTGTTGAACATCCAGCCCAACTCAACCCTCCAG TTGACAATGACACACCAGTTACTCTGGGGGTATATCTTACcaagaaggaacagaagaaactTCGAAGGCAAACAAGGAGGGAAGCACAGAAGGAACTACAAGAGAAAGTCAGGCTAGGCCTGATGCCTCCTCCAGAACCCAAAG TGAGAATTTCAAATTTGATGCGAGTATTAGGAACAGAAGCTGTTCAAGACCCCACGAAGGTAGAAGCCCATGTCAGAGCTCAGATGGCAAAAAGACAGAA AGCGCATGAAGAGGCCAACGCTGCCCGAAAACTTACAGCAGAACAGAGAAAggtcaagaaaattaaaaagcttaaAGAAGACATTTCACAGGGGGTACACATATCTGTATATAG AGTTCGAAATTTGAGCAACCCAGCCAAGAAGTTCAAGATTGAGGCCAATGCTGGGCAACTGTACCTGACAGGGGTGGTGGTACTGCACAAGGATGTCAACGTGGTAGTAGTGGAAGGGG GCCCCAAGGCCCAGAAGAAATTTAAGCGTCTTATGCTGCATCGGATAAAGTGGGATGAACAGACATCTAACACAAAGGGAGATG ATGATGAGGAATCTGATGAGGAAGCTGTGAAGAAAACCAACAAATGTGTACTAGTCTGGGAG
- the PRPF3 gene encoding U4/U6 small nuclear ribonucleoprotein Prp3 isoform X2, whose translation MALSKRELDELKPWIEKTVKRVLGFSEPTVVTAALNCVGKGMDKKKAADHLKPFLDDSTLRFVDKLFEAVEEGRSSRHSKSSSDRSRKRELKEVFGDDSEISKESSGVKKRRIPRFEEVEEEPEVIPGPPSESPGMLTKLQIKQMMEAATRQIEERKKQLSFISPPTPQPKTPSSSQPERLPIGNTIQPSQAATFMNDAIEKARKAAELQARIQAQLALKPGLIGNANMVGLANLHAMGIAPPKVELKDQTKPTPLILDEQGRTVDATGKEIELTHRMPTLKANIRAVKREQFKQQLKEKPSEDMESNTFFDPRVSIAPSQRQRRTFKFHDKGKFEKIAQRLRTKAQLEKLQAEISQAARKTGIHTSTRLALIAPKKELKEGDIPEIEWWDSYIIPNGFDLTEENPKREDYFGITNLVEHPAQLNPPVDNDTPVTLGVYLTKKEQKKLRRQTRREAQKELQEKVRLGLMPPPEPKVRISNLMRVLGTEAVQDPTKVEAHVRAQMAKRQKAHEEANAARKLTAEQRKVKKIKKLKEDISQGVHISVYRVRNLSNPAKKFKIEANAGQLYLTGVVVLHKDVNVVVVEGGPKAQKKFKRLMLHRIKWDEQTSNTKGDGYGQRPELWGDEVQTVPYREHGSRALQKAWG comes from the exons ATGGCACTGTCTAAGAGGGAGCTGGATGAACTGAAGCCATGGATAGAGAAGACAGTGAAGAGGGTGCTGGGTTTCTCAGAGCCCACAGTGGTCACAGCAGCACTGAACTGTGTGGGGAAGGGCATGGACAAGAAGAAGGCAGCTG accATCTGAAACCTTTTCTTGATGATTCTACTCTCCGATTTGTGGACAAACTATTTGAGGCTGTGGAGGAAGGCCGGAGCTCTAGACATTCCAAGTCTAGCAGTGACAGGAGCAGAAAACGAGAGCTAAAG GAAGTGTTTGGTGATGACTCTGAGATCTCCAAGGAATCATCAGGAGTAAAGAAGCGACGGATACCACGTTTtgaggaggtggaagaggagcCTGAAGTGATCCCTGGGCCCCCCTCAGAGAGTCCTGGCATGCTGACTAAGCTCCAG ATCAAACAGATGATGGAGGCAGCAACACGGCAAATTGAGGAGAGGAAAAAACAGCTGAGCTTCATTAGCCCCCCTACACCTCAG CCAAAGACTCCTTCTTCTTCCCAGCCAGAGCGACTTCCAATTGGCAACACTATTCAGCCCTCCCAGGCTGCCACTTTCATGAATGATGCCATTGAGAAGGCGAGGAAAGCAGCTGAACTACAAGCCCGCATCCAAGCCCAGCTGGCACTGAAGCCAGGGCTCATTGGCAACGCCAACATGGTGGGCCTGGCCAATCTCCACGCCATGGGCATTGCTCCCCC GAAGGTGGAGTTAAAAGATCAAACTAAACCTACACCACTGATTCTCGACGAGCAAGGTCGCACTGTAGATGCAACAGGCAAAGAGATTGAGCTGACACATCGCATGCCCACTCTGAAGGCCAATATTCGTGCTGTGAAAAGGGAACAGTTCAAACAACAGCTAAAAGAAAAGCCATCAGAAGACATGGAGTCTAATACTTTTTTTGACCCTCGAGTCTCAATTGCCCCTTCCCAGCGCCAGAGACGCACTTTTAAATTCCATGACAAGGGCAAATTTGAGAAGATTGCCCAACGATTACGGACAAAG GCTCAACTGGAGAAGCTGCAGGCAGAGATCTCACAGGCAGCTCGAAAAACAGGCATCCATACTTCCACTAGGCTGGCCCTCATTGCTCCtaaaaaagaactaaaggaagGCGATATCCCTGAAATTGAGTGGTGGGACTCTTACATCATCCCCAATGGCTTTGACCT TACAGAGGAAAATCCCAAGAGAGAAGATTATTTTGGAATCACAAATCTTGTTGAACATCCAGCCCAACTCAACCCTCCAG TTGACAATGACACACCAGTTACTCTGGGGGTATATCTTACcaagaaggaacagaagaaactTCGAAGGCAAACAAGGAGGGAAGCACAGAAGGAACTACAAGAGAAAGTCAGGCTAGGCCTGATGCCTCCTCCAGAACCCAAAG TGAGAATTTCAAATTTGATGCGAGTATTAGGAACAGAAGCTGTTCAAGACCCCACGAAGGTAGAAGCCCATGTCAGAGCTCAGATGGCAAAAAGACAGAA AGCGCATGAAGAGGCCAACGCTGCCCGAAAACTTACAGCAGAACAGAGAAAggtcaagaaaattaaaaagcttaaAGAAGACATTTCACAGGGGGTACACATATCTGTATATAG AGTTCGAAATTTGAGCAACCCAGCCAAGAAGTTCAAGATTGAGGCCAATGCTGGGCAACTGTACCTGACAGGGGTGGTGGTACTGCACAAGGATGTCAACGTGGTAGTAGTGGAAGGGG GCCCCAAGGCCCAGAAGAAATTTAAGCGTCTTATGCTGCATCGGATAAAGTGGGATGAACAGACATCTAACACAAAGGGAGATG